Genomic DNA from Plodia interpunctella isolate USDA-ARS_2022_Savannah chromosome 23, ilPloInte3.2, whole genome shotgun sequence:
cgacgggttcccatcttgtcgcgatggtggggcttagtaaccggtggggctggtctgacacaaccagacaccccggtgaaccaagaggaacccaaggcccagagactttggtgggtgctctgggcctggtggacggtccTCTAggtagtactgccattggctggtgacccgccaccagcctttggatgtggaaactagaggggaccagaggtggggtcgcgggggtttgtcctccgcgaccacagcgcggccgtggcgctgaacacggtgcggtggggccgcaggggaagaggagagtcggtatgtctctcgacgatccccctgtcctctgcggccgaagggtggctgcctctgtatcgggcgcaatgtgtgggtgtcacctgcctatcacctcttgcgcCCGTACAGAGGCAGACTTGGGTGCCCTGTGGCACCCAAGATGTTGTGTGTGTCCTGTGTGTGTTGTGATGCCCGCTCCCCccgtcagctttctgactggtgtgcggagtgggcttgatggtccgcgccacttatattatttaaaataggtgactacttatattatttaacttttttttattattacaaaaataataattattaaagacTTAAAATCTGAGACTTTTTCCAACAGTCAGGCAAATAGGTAATTTAGAGAGAaaagaaattcccacgggagcgaagccccggggcgcagctggtatttataggtaatataacacaaattaaattatgcgTCTTCATCTTCATGTTGGCTCTGACCCCATGGGCGTCCCCATGGGCGTACCCATGGGCCCGTGTCTTAGAAACATAGGAAAATCAAGAatactttcataaaatatgactTAACTTATTCGGCGGGGAGCCACAACCGAAAATGTAATTACGACCAAGTATTGGTTCACCACAAATCTATTACACCAATTTGAACCTTAATAACATGTAGTTAAACGCTATTCCCGATTAAACTAAGTGGTTTCCTTAATGAAGATGCCTGTGGGATTATGTTTGGTCCAAGTCAAAAGCTTACTAAACCTGTTCTTTAATAATTCggtttcaaattattatatttagtggAATTCCAGAATGACGGgtcgaaagaaaaaaaatctttaaaaaaaaatgtctgccAATTCAAAAGCAAAACGTACAATGAAAAGgaagtataatttatgatttgaAGTGTTCGTTATAAAAGAAGACAACACATTaacaagttttattacaaaatcgtCACTTTCGCCACAaccttttattgtcgtcagagagatcttgtggcattcaacgcctgacaaaaaccCATGACCGCGCTGTAAACGactgaggagttccctcgctggagccgatcctggttgcaaccatcaggtcatgctggCAGCGGCGTGTGGTCCCACCCTAAATTAGGACCACTCCATctccttccgtggatgtcgtacgagatcATTTCTATGGATAAAACATTCCCGCTCTCCGCTTATAACATGTACCTTACGGCGCACGTCGTCGCACGCTATTTGTCAATTTATCgagtaaaataaactaattaggCCCAATTAGTTACAATGTGCCGTTTTTTTCTGAGtggttaattaaaaacttacagGGAAAAAGTggcatgtaaaaaaaattgtgcaaaAACTGCAAAGAAATCGGGTCAAACTTTTTATGGAGTAAATCAATCGACAAAAGTCACGTCATGTTCCTTTAGTCACCTCTTACAACTATTGttaatatggagtggtcctattctagggcgggagcACACACCACGTGATTCATGATCACCATAATAATTCACAATAATAAACTAGGGAATAGGGAAGCGATCAGACGAGAGAAAGAGAGACTCTTTTCTCCCATCTCAGCGATTtcctagaaaaaaaataacgtgttgcactccgggagtgccggcagaagtgaaaacttgaatattaacgttgtgcacgTGTCCTGCCgcgagttaaacatttttttacccaccacaaaaagtgcacaacgtcgctaaagaagttttcacttcaaaaaacaTCACATACAGAAAAACATGTATGATGTTGAACAACACAACAAAGACGTGAagtattttgcattttataagTACGTACAGGTTTATCCGCGTGTTACCaaattgtcaaataaaaaaataaattaattcgaaATGTCAAACGAAACCGCGGTGGAGTCCAGTTTGCCTCCTAAAGGTCAGATCGCTCTAAAAATACGGCAGgcatttaaagaaaatgtagTATGTAGGTGGTGTGTTTAGCTTCTGGACTGGATCTGAAATAGATACACGAGGGCTAGACGGGACAGGCTTTTAGgcaaatgattattttttggccgagcgagcgaagcgaacTAGGTCCACaagtcaacttggggcaaaaatatttttttttgtaagtaggtatgtttgtaTCATGATAACTTTCGAACAGTTGGtctgatttcgatgaaatttaaaaggtatgtaggatctgtcaatagaatttttaagttcgtgcggcatcaaaatcggtttagtcgtttttgaaatattcacgaaattttgtaaaaactcaataaaattttgttgtgtTCGCGAAGTCAAAGTTaacggcgaacaactagtttatcAATTCAAACTTTACAGGGCCTCTGTTAAGCTAGTAATGAAACAagccaatttaatttatttttatgtggcGTTGTTGAAGCTTGAAATGGctgtaccgattttgatttagtttttattttaaagaaccCGAAACGAAGCTCATGAAGGGACTTCTTCGTTTTATccacctcttcacgctctatctacaaaatcaatcttcttgaaattttattaacatgcagtttgaagtacggcAAAGGAGATAGGGTACCtgtcattccggaaaaataactggacatgcaaagaagaaaattataatctatTCGGATACAGCTAAAATTAGCGCGGGTAACAGCTACACGTGTACAAAATCTCAACGTGTTGTCTCAACTTGGAGAAACCTGATATTTTACCACACAATACAAACCAATGCCCTTATCCTTAGGGATCGATGTAAAGGACACATAGAGATAAATCTTCCTAGACACCGCATCGTCGCGACACGTCTGGCTTGGAGGTATTGTATTCAAATCCCGTGGGAAAAAATTAGTGTAGTAAACTTTGTTGTTCCCAATTTTGTTAGAGTTCGGGTTCCACTGGGAACAATTATAGATACCAACACAAGTCGTGTATCGCAGGGGCCacgtatttataacaataatatgtaagtagtaACACTTTAGAAAGTAgagaagttatttttttatacatattacaatgtatgtttaatttatttaattatattttattttctcggCTTTGATGTCTGGAAGACCGAGGTCTACTtaggtttaaaataaacttgttaataaaataagcgtgaggttaaaaataaaccttttttttattattgagatTCAGGTGTGGTTGAGTCATGTATGGATGGATATACATGACTTAAATTCCCCTATTGAGATTACTGTTATTTCCTATTAGCTATCAAGagtttttatcccttagtcgcctcgtacgacactGGAAGTTTGTAgcagtcctattctagggcggtaGTCATACGCCACAATTATCAATAGGTACTTACCAATTAATTGAGTCATGACTGTTGTGCAAAGTAagagtacctaataataattttataatttaggaTTAAATCGTTATGGCTTAATAAAGAcaacaattaaataagtaataacatacaataacttgattacatcaaaaattaaaaaaaacacgactGCATTTTTTCACATTAGGTAAGTAGTTGtggaaatgaaaatacaaacGCACAAATACATACTTACGTGGATCCTGAAAACACAATCCTCTTTTTTATAGCCGtgaaaaaaggatttttttcatcaaagtGGAACATAAAAGacacctacctacctacctacttacttttcaagttaataaaatCAGCTTAAATGCccgcaaaattaaaaaatgcccATAAAATTTGGATACTTGCCAACGAGAAACAAGGTCATAGGAAAACCTACAtccaaaaataatgtaaacctCATTCAGTTTCCTCAACAACCACCAAACAATGCCTGATTAAAATCccctttatatttattaccggTTAAGCCTTGgcacagaaaatataattcgtTTTATCGCCACAACACTACTATGTGAATCAAGTACGGTAACTCTTATATACACACAtctatacataggtataagtTACTTAAAACTGTTACAAACTTAAGCTGACTTCGTAGAAGTGTTATATTTAGACACGATGTCGATAAATCCAATTTGTGACATCCATACACACAgctttaattcaatttatacttattttaaaacaaataaaataaagttgtattgaaaaaaaaactcaccgTTATCTAATCCGtcctttaaaaatactaaattatctATACACACGcgagcatatttttttaaattttaaacataaaatcgAAATGATTCGAAATTAATGttcactttttaaatatttacaattttatttacagttggGTTGGGGTTCCGCCGTTGTACTGGGATATGGTGAAACGTCAGTTTGTCCGCATACTGTCGCGCATGCGCGCCAGAAAATGGCGCTGGGTCGATATAGTTGCTTCATGATAAGCTATCGCTGAAGGCTACCCCCCATGCTTGGTGACATTGTGGAAACGGGGTGATGCGAAAACGAGGTCACGGGTTCATATTAGCCCGCGTTTCCCGTTGCGGTGTTGCcatgtagaaataaaataatgttgccagtgaaaaataaattgacacttgtcaaatttgtaatataataatttacgtaCCGTAATAGAATCGCGTTTTGTCGCGTCGATATAttgttagaaatattattttcttattggaattagataaatatttaaacgtcAAAACTGTACCTAAAAAGCACGACAGTTTTTCAGTCCCTTCAGTCGACTAGATGGCGTGAAGTTGAAAGTGATTTTCCTGAGCTGTAAGTCTTCTCTTCCATTCTGGATATAtgaaatactagctgcgcctcgggacttcgctcccgtgggaatttcgggataaaaaggaTACTAAGGAAAAAGGATACTATTTCGGGATACTaagttattccaggttatataatctattggaccgatttggtatacgggtggaaacccgtataccaaatcggtccagtagattttgcgtgaaagaataatgaacatacacacatacatcctcacaaactatcgcatttataatattagtaggaagaaTCAAGACtcgcaataaattattgtcatatttattGGATCTAAAGCGTGAATATTATCAGATACCTTTACACAAAGTCAAGAATTGCCAAATGTTGTCAGCTTTagcaaaatattgttatgaatatttctcataagtatataattatttaattggtttgttaaataaattttaatttccgaAAAgataattacctatttatattttaattcaatgtaCATAAGTTATTTAGATGATATTTCCTTTGCCCGAAAGTAATAGGAGCAGCATCGGAATTGAGGTAACATTGAGATATTATCGGGATATATTGATCTATCCCACTTCTGACAccaaaaaattgtgttatatATGATGACGCTCCGTGGGtcctttgttttaaataatacactgCAGTACTTTtgtatactaataatataatatgttattcgAACAATGCACAATGTTGACTAAAAATTAtcgattataaaatttacatgaaataaatatcaaaatctatatatataaaagatactgaatgactgactgGCATAATCAACGCACAGCCCAAACCGCGGGATCTAGctagaaacttcaaatttagcaCGTGGGTTCCTTATGAAGTCTAGACGTgcgctaagaaaggatttttcaaaattcatcctcTAAGGGGGTAAAAAGTGGGATCAAATTTTGTATGGGGAAACCagattactaaatatttaaccgaagggaaaatcacgcgggcgaagatAGTTACGTCTAATGAAATTGATTCCAGAGTGTTGTTCGATGAAGTTCTCTCTGAAGACCCCTCCGGGCGACTCGACGGGTGAGAAATGAAACAATGATTccaagaaataatttattatcatgaaTGATCAGCGTCGGAGTTGAGGTACCGCACCTCGGGGTCCCCGCGGGCCCGGCCCCGCAGCCGCGCCAGCAACACGCGGCCCCGCGGCCCCCGCGCTTCGTGCACCGCCCACACCAGCCCGACGAAGCAACACAAACTGGCGATTACTAGCAGGGAAGTGTGCCAGCCTGAATTTTCTGCAAGTTTTATTTGCAATctcatttttgacataagccAAAATCTTTTTGGTTCAACCAcagatcaaaataaaaattaaattttaattttgagaaATCCCCAACTGTGACTTTGTTTAAATCTCAtctcatctgctagaaaagtGCTGATGGGTTCCAAACGACTGAACACATTCCAAACATAAGCTAAGAACATTctagatttaattaaaataaataaataataaatataaacggacaaaatcacacagaatgagctagccccaaagtaagttcgaaacttgtgttatgggatactaactaaacgatactatattctataacatatatagataaacatccaaaacccaggtcaatctgaacaagataattttccatgttgacctgaccggggctcgaacccaggacctccagtgcagcagtccggcgtgatgaccattagacTACGGAGGAGGTCAaaattctctttaaaaaaaaaaaattttgaaaatcggttcagcagTTCGGCTTCTatgatgccacggacagacatacagttacacagacacgttaaacttataactgtcgtggggggttaaaaaaaatttagaataaatcTTCCCGTGAAAAAATCTTTCATCTTTGtgtgttcccggttgcatttGAAACTGAGACACCCAAAGCTCAAGGTTCGCGGAAAAATTAAacgtaaaattttgaacatttagctatgattttacaaccggccgtataacgtcaaccctctttggaaatgctattgttgcctattagtTATTAGGGCAATGTCTCCCTTAGTCGACTTCtacaacatccacgggaggatatggagtggtcctatacTAGGGTCCTGGTCCCGACCACACGCCGCATCGCGCGGGAAAATACCGCTGGTGAAActtattactttataataagtatttttacttacttGTCGGATAAGCAATTTTTGATGGAATGAATGCTTTTATAGTAGTATTCACTCCAATAGTAGTAGTTTTACTTATAGGTTTAATTGTCgttgtaataacttttataatcGTCGTAACATTTGGCTTTCGCATTTTTGGTGAAGTATTTATCCGTTTTGTTGTAGTACttttagtagtagtagttttaACAGCTTTCGTAGTAGTTATTATAGGAGTGTTAGCTCGGattgtagtagtttttattgtacttttcACGGTGGTAGGAACAACAGTCTGGTCTGGGGTACGTTCAGTTGAAGCTGAAACGTTGGAAGCCACCAGTTTCTCTGTCTGTGGCAGATCTCCCGAACTAGCTTTGTCATCATCTGTTGTCGGTGTGTctgtaaaatgataaaaaaatacgatatGTACTCATAGAGTAGTTCGGTAGCTGAATATAGCTGATTATTAGTCAATAACTTAGAAAACTATAGACGGAATCATAAAGTCCTTATATACAGGGTTAGGCTAGTTCTTCGTGTCGACTTTACcaattgtacagtcaacagcacatcaacttacacaaattcattgcaaactcgccgctattgccGCGGCATAGAGGTTCATGTAGGGTATCTTGATATGCTGTTAACTGTACTATTATagaatactagcttttgcccgcgtgaatttcccggGAGCAGTCATTTTCCTTCTCCGTGCTTCAAAccatatgtatgaaaaatttaaataagatcggttgagtagatagagcgtgaagaggtagaaaacaaacaaacaactttttaaattaatagtagCTTTGTGTAATTAATAGCACAATagtctaatatttaattttaaaaaaactttttaaattaatacctaGTACCTAGTTCTgttattaatagtttttatctCACCGCCATTAAAAACGCACACTTCGAAGAAATCCGCGCAGCATTTATGGTGATCGATGCACTGCAGCGAGCATTCGCAAGATCCAGTGTTTTCGAAGTCGCCCATTAAGTTGCATCGGTTCAAACAGGTCTCGGCTGAAATTAGGTAAAACCTGTGTAGTTAACCTAGTCAGTCATGTGGCgggtgtgtggttccgccctggagtaaatataaataaataaacacataaggacaaatcacacagattgagttagacccaaagtaagttcgagacttgtcaCTTGACACTGCGCCGCCGAGGTAGAACCACTCCATaccctcccgtggatgtcgcacgaggcgactaagagacAAATAGCGTAGggagctgataggtaacaatatcATCTCTAACGAACCCTTGTAATGAAATCAGTCAATCGgcagtaaaatcacagccgaaattattattttttttggttttttttttcgcagcATCACAGCCCCACCCCTTCaggaacatgcggagatgaatGAGTGGGACTTACAATTGAAATCTGGTGGTGTAGAAGCCTGTTGCTTGGCTATGGAGCAGTTTTGTCCTTGGAGGATGGCCACGTCGTCTATTGCTATGTCACTGGTGTAACTCCAACCTCGCAGCCCCTCAATGACTATCTGTCAATcagaatatttgtttatataatttatagaaatattagtatggatcgGATCGTTGCGTACACCGGCAAATTACTCCAGGCAAATCCAAGAATTGATGTCGTCAAgcatgatatgcgtgccaatggtctgacaactagggatgccgacgaccgtccGAAGTGGAGACGTAAAAATTAGGAACGCAGACCCTGGGCTCAGACGTTCGATATCtggggaagaaaccgggaaaaccggctcagatgaaagagagttTGGATTGGATCTTTATTACAACCGTTATCAACTGTttaacgtgccttccgaagcacgaaGGAGTAcgagataatacatttttgggcACCCATCCAGTGACTGACTATAGCGAAAGTGACTGACTATAGCGAAAGTGACTTGACCgtcaatacaatttatatattattagaaaaaaacattgttagaaacaataatggtaagcccttctggcatgatagggaccaacactgttcaaatgagtttcttacggcatttcttctcagcagtggtcgttccgaaatgccattagtttgtagcttgtgagaaataactgaCGAGAAAAATTGCccgtgaaggtctaatttctgaataaatgatttgaatttgaatttaccgCAGGCTGAGCCactaaccactgcgccatcgaacTCCTCACTGTTCATGTAAACGTGtcttgtaaacattttttcacaCTAGGTTTAGATCAGGAAATAAACAATAGAATACAATAAACTTTACTGCATAAACACACCCATTTTACTAACACAAATAGAGCTTTAGACTAACACTAAAACCTAACGAAATTACCTGGAAATCTTCGGACTGGTTCTTTAACGTAGTAACGTCTCTGTACCAGGTGTCCCCCTGATTCCCCCAAAGTTCGAACAGTAGGATCTGCTGTCGCTCGCTCTCCGACATCTTCAATAGCATTTCTATTGGCAAGCTATCTGGCTTCTGATACACCCTGAGGCCTCCTATACTCCTACAAACATAGAATTATATTAGTCTACAAATGGATGGAATGGATAATGATAGCGAAggataaacataattatacattatacagggttactggtatcaaacgcaaaacctcctaaagacaaATTGGGTACATTAGAACaagcaaattttattctaCGGCTTTTCCTGATTCATAGtcctgacgacctcggtggcgcaatggtaaagttcttgccactgaaccgagaggtcccgggttcgatccccggtcgggtcatgatggaaaatgatctttttctgattggcccgggtcttggatgtttatctatatatgtatatgttataaaaatatagtatcgttgagttagtatcccataacacaagtctcgaacttactttggggctagctcaatctgtgtgatttgtcctaatatatttatttatttatttatagtttatttctttcatataaaaaaaaaaaccaatctaatttgcgattctacacatatTAACTCTATATAATatccaagcaacacgagagaGTACAGTACATAGagttaatgttttatagaaaGGACATTAAAacgaacaaaaaattattttttttatgtatttattacatttatacaaaagtcgtagaacaaaagatgttagtctctatgtaccttatgcgcctttggaaggttatgcgttagataccagtaatcTTGTACACTAAACAACCTAAACATTAATGGTAGAAGTAGAGAACTACAAAGGTTGTCTGCACAGGTACCTCACTCGATCGAAGACCTAACCGAAATCATAAAGGCTAAACTTTGTTCTAGGCGGATATAAACAGGTGGACTTAGGTCTAGCCCCAGGTTCAGCagtaaatattctattaaaacTGCATTCAATTTTAGACTTTATCACATTACAGAAGACtgacatacataattatatgtggtcgtccaaatcaaaagggaccttatggcggctagcACTTGGCGGTTTTTATTgccgttttttttatattggaacaacggcaataaagacttAAATGCTAGCCGTCACAAGGTCCCTTTTgctttggacgaccacatacatatttcaagttaagtaaaatcttataaatCTTACCTCCCAAACATATGGTAGTAGAATGAGAAACAACCATCCTTGATCAAAACCTTTGGATACACAGGGGAGATGAGACGGGCCGTGTCATTCTCCATCCGCGATGTACTCTCTATGTACATGTAGTAACCTGCGTAAGCGcatcaattataataaaggtgtatttttttacttgaataatatctgacaccagtgttagaaataacacactcgaaaataaGTGCATCTGCATGAAATCcagtgattaaaaaaaaattcgttgAGTTTATCTTAACCAAACAGACAGtagagagacagacagacgcggcagaatacttttcataatatgtaaggacaagttgtgccccggggctttgctcccgtgggaatttcgggataaaaagtatgttatTCTGGGATAAcccgatttttataaaatttggtaccaaaatttgtaccaaattttataaaaatcggtccagtagattttgcgtgaaagggtaacaaatacacacacacacacacacacatacatcctcacaaactttcgcatttataatattagtaggatagtaTATTATTGGGTGAAACGCTCACCTGATCCATTTTTCCCGTAAGTATGATCGTGAGGGGGGCCAGTGTTTAAGAAGGAACTGGGTGTTCTGGTGTTCAGCCGCTTCCAGTCGAAGTCATGGAGCTCATCCTGCTGCCAGCTACAGATGTCGGGCTTCTCGAAGTCACAGCTCAGCTGCAGCGATTGTGCAGTTTTGCCATCTATTACGatataatcaaattcaaaatcaataataatatggcAACACAAACCacacacaatacaaaaacACAGTTTGCGCGCCGGGCAATAAAAACAGAGGGTTCCAAGATTGTCCGATTGTCGGTTATGCATATATCTCGTGAACCACGGTTGTGAACCAcaatataataagttatttctAAACATAAGCTGTGTGTTATTAACTGCATTATAGTGATTGCGATCTATTTGTGACTTTCCTTATAAATCacccaaaaataatttagaattcGAATTGAATTCAACTTCGGATATGCCATATCTCTTAttgatgtaaaaatttatatctaaCACCGACGTCCCAATTGCAATTGGTGaacggcgcaacaaacttcaccgcagccttttttGAATTATCCGAGCCAACCGGCATGGACCCGATAAGCtcagagcactgtcccggtaAGGCAGGGATGTGAATTCGATTccaaaattgttttcattattattttcaaaattaacacTCAATTTCCGCTGTCGGCGGTAAAAATAAGCTAGCTATGACAGCTGTGAAACGAGAAAGACATATATgtctttctttattattctCATGACCGCACTGAGAAAGAGATAGCTGTATACAGCTGTCAAgagtgaaaataaatgagtgcgctgtctcctgttggctggcaacacttcGTATTTATCAACCAATTTTGACCATTCaattgtcaaattcaaaaaaacgTAGTTAAAAACAtgggtttatttatttatttttatttataaaaaaatattgttccaagtaaaaatatacttatataaacaaatggcgagcTTAATGCTATAAACATTCTCTCCCGGCTATCCATtaggagaaacagagaaaactgtgcggcgcaaaaaagtaattaaaacacaaatactatcacatactaaaatacaataataactacatatataaaataaaatatgaatagcaaagcatatatacataacactacatatatattaatatataaatacacatgTTTGTCAAGTTGTCCGAAGTCCACAGTCTGGCtcataacttttgttatatatctGTTTACATTGATTGTAACCTGTAGTGTataccttaataaataaataaaataaaatccctccagtttttattttattcctacTCATTTCATggttaaaaatcattattctCTTCGCAAACTGAAGTTGACGTTCTGTATACAAACCTTCACACGTGGGAGCTGTGCCATTCCATCGCCTGCCGTCGCAGTACATCACCGAAGGTCCCTTCCTTTCATACCCAGGCAGACAGAATATGGTGAGCCACGCGTCATGGTGCCTCTCCATGATCAAGGAATGCTCTATGTTAGGCATTGTGCAGCCGGGTCCTGTGAACAAAAAACGgattgcactccgggagtgccggcagaagtgaaaactcgAATATTAACATTGTGCATTTGTGGCGTTATGCGAATTTTCGATCGGAGTGTCAtagtgacgcaacgacaaccacactgcattgtcattggttcgctgcgtctcacttcgatcgattcgatggtgagaagggAAATGCTACCCAACACTTCGCACacaggtcacgtgtcctggcgcgagttaacattttttacccatcacaaaaagtgcacaaaagaagttttcacttataaaaaaattttcattGCTGCCTTCGCTCAGTAGTCAGATACTTAATTGTAAAGAGGAATACAAGCTACTCGAAATAATGCTGATTTAGAAGCTTTTGCCCAAGAGTGGGAAACTACAGGACCAGGAATTGGATTTACTACGAACTTGGAGGATTtacggcgaacaactagttattattaaataggcgtctatttaataataactagttgttctatttttttttttacaaaattgtgaatatttcaaaaacgactgaaccgatttggatgcctcacgaacttaaaaattctattggcatatcctacataccttttaaatttcgtcaaaatcggaccaacggttcgaaagttatcgcgttacaaacatacatacaaaaaatgtatttttgctccaagtagaatg
This window encodes:
- the LOC128680186 gene encoding uncharacterized protein LOC128680186 isoform X1, translating into MCVARLCAALNSSSSTRECIWERNPTRAARATNRSRRSTTCPCTRPGTRARARTRARADAATRSGARCSDIITAYDGSWSSDQPCTSVSLKNGRVRWRQRHKLARFMCFHGYVLVGSRYASCVNGEWDSPMPVCVRPGCTMPNIEHSLIMERHHDAWLTIFCLPGYERKGPSVMYCDGRRWNGTAPTCEDGKTAQSLQLSCDFEKPDICSWQQDELHDFDWKRLNTRTPSSFLNTGPPHDHTYGKNGSGYYMYIESTSRMENDTARLISPVYPKVLIKDGCFSFYYHMFGRSIGGLRVYQKPDSLPIEMLLKMSESERQQILLFELWGNQGDTWYRDVTTLKNQSEDFQIVIEGLRGWSYTSDIAIDDVAILQGQNCSIAKQQASTPPDFNSETCLNRCNLMGDFENTGSCECSLQCIDHHKCCADFFEVCVFNGDTPTTDDDKASSGDLPQTEKLVASNVSASTERTPDQTVVPTTVKSTIKTTTIRANTPIITTTKAVKTTTTKSTTTKRINTSPKMRKPNVTTIIKVITTTIKPISKTTTIGVNTTIKAFIPSKIAYPTKNSGWHTSLLVIASLCCFVGLVWAVHEARGPRGRVLLARLRGRARGDPEVRYLNSDADHS
- the LOC128680186 gene encoding uncharacterized protein LOC128680186 isoform X2, which gives rise to MLFKFLVLFLSVIVMNNAAYDGSWSSDQPCTSVSLKNGRVRWRQRHKLARFMCFHGYVLVGSRYASCVNGEWDSPMPVCVRPGCTMPNIEHSLIMERHHDAWLTIFCLPGYERKGPSVMYCDGRRWNGTAPTCEDGKTAQSLQLSCDFEKPDICSWQQDELHDFDWKRLNTRTPSSFLNTGPPHDHTYGKNGSGYYMYIESTSRMENDTARLISPVYPKVLIKDGCFSFYYHMFGRSIGGLRVYQKPDSLPIEMLLKMSESERQQILLFELWGNQGDTWYRDVTTLKNQSEDFQIVIEGLRGWSYTSDIAIDDVAILQGQNCSIAKQQASTPPDFNSETCLNRCNLMGDFENTGSCECSLQCIDHHKCCADFFEVCVFNGDTPTTDDDKASSGDLPQTEKLVASNVSASTERTPDQTVVPTTVKSTIKTTTIRANTPIITTTKAVKTTTTKSTTTKRINTSPKMRKPNVTTIIKVITTTIKPISKTTTIGVNTTIKAFIPSKIAYPTKNSGWHTSLLVIASLCCFVGLVWAVHEARGPRGRVLLARLRGRARGDPEVRYLNSDADHS